In a single window of the Vitis vinifera cultivar Pinot Noir 40024 chromosome 6, ASM3070453v1 genome:
- the LOC132253911 gene encoding uncharacterized protein LOC132253911: MSFEIDKELNEDSMLMHKSRHIHCDSVETLTVDGENGPRFQNESHEGYKVHDWNMNETAINEEDYRMNTNPTSDKQVTQIGLFRTGSAQSAEILTMIDTSDGFIHDNPTIIEDVANERQNMMQQPIVSGISDDHLEEHQIYSSKKELQRKLYMMALKRKFEFKTTKSTTKLLLVECFDKECKWRVRATKLGISNMFQIMKFYSTHTCRLDMMSRDNRHASSWLIGESIRETYQGIGCEFRPKDIVADIRKQYGIQISYDKAWRAKELALGSIRGSPEESYNTLPSYCYVLEQKNPGTITDIVTDCDNQFKYFFMSIGASLAGFHTSIRPVVAVDGTFLKAKYLGTLFIAACKDGNNQIYPLAFGIGDSENDASWEWFLQKLHDALGHIDDLFVISDRHGSIEKAVHKVFPHARHGVCTYHVGQNLKTKFKNPAIHKLFHDAAHAYRVSEFNFIFGQLEMIDPRAARYLMDIGVDRWARSYSTEKRYNIMTTGIVESLNAVLKNARDLPVLQLVEELRNLLQKWFVTRQQQAMSMSTELTMWADGELRSRYNMSATYLVEPINSKECNVNYAGISAQVNLDTRSCTCRQFDLDHIPCAHAIAACRFYNISCYTLCSKYFTTKALLSSYSECIYPTGNEIDWVVPNHIRDKVVLPPKTRRPTGRPRKVRIPSGGEGKRTSRCSRCGQYGHNRKTCKRPIP; encoded by the coding sequence ATGTCTTTTGAGATTGATAAAGAATTGAATGAGGACTCAATGTTGATGCATAAAAGTAGACACATTCATTGTGATTCAGTTGAAACTCTTACTGTTGATGGTGAAAATGGACCAAGATTTCAAAATGAGTCACATGAAGGGTATAAAGTTCATGATTGGAACATGAATGAGACTGCAATTAATGAGGAGGATTATAGAATGAATACTAACCCTACTAGTGATAAGCAAGTGACCCAAATTGGCTTATTCAGAACTGGTTCAGCTCAGAGTGCAGAAATCTTGACCATGATTGATACAAGTGATGGGTTCATACATGACAATCCCACTATAATCGAAGATGTAGCAAATGAAAGACAAAACATGATGCAACAACCTATAGTTAGTGGAATTAGTGATGACCATCTAGAAGAACACCAAATTTACTCAAGTAAGAAAGAATTACAAAGGAAGTTgtatatgatggctctgaaaagGAAGTTTGAGTTCAAAACAACTAAATCCACTACTAAGTTATTGcttgttgaatgttttgataaagaatGCAAGTGGCGAGTTCGTGCTACCAAGTTGGGGATTTCCAAtatgtttcaaataatgaaattctattCAACACACACTTGTCGGTTAGATATGATGTCTCGTGACAATCGACATGCAAGTAGTTGGTTGATTGGTGAGAGTATAAGAGAAACATATCAAGGGATTGGTTGTGAATTTCGACCAAAAGACATTGTAGCAGACATTCGAAAGCAGTATGGCATTCAAATCAGTTATGATAAGGCGTGGAGAGCCAAAGAACTTGCTCTAGGTTCTATTAGGGGATCACCTGAGGAGTCTTATAACACTTTACCATCCTATTGCTATGTTTTAGAGCAAAAAAATCCTGGTACCATTACTGATATAGTTACTGATTgtgataatcaattcaaatacttttttatgtcGATTGGTGCATCTCTTGCTGGGTTTCACACATCAATAAGGCCTGTGGTTGCAGTTGATGGGacatttttgaaagcaaagtaCTTAGGGACTTTATTTATTGCAGCGTGTAAAGATGGCAACAATCAGATATACCCTTTAGCCTTTGGGATTGGTGATTCAGAAAATGATGCCTCATGGGAGTGGTTTTTACAAAAACTACATGATGCACTTGGAcacattgatgatttgtttgtgaTATCAGATCGACATGGTAGCATTGAGAAAGCAGTACATAAAGTATTTCCCCATGCGAGGCATGGTGTCTGCACTTATCACGTTGgacaaaatttgaagacaaagttCAAGAATCCTGCAATTCATAAGTTGTTCCATGATGCTGCCCATGCTTATCGTGTTTcagagtttaattttatatttgggcaACTAGAGATGATTGACCCAAGAGCAGCAAGATATTTGATGGATATAGGTGTTGATCGATGGGCACGTTCATATTCTACcgaaaaaagatataatatcatGACGACAGGGATCGTTGAAAGCCTTAATGCTGTGTTGAAAAATGCTAGAGATCTTCCGGTTTTGCAATTGGTTGAAGAATTGAGAAacttacttcaaaaatggtttgtgactcGTCAACAACAAGCAATGTCAATGTCAACTGAACTTACCATGTGGGCTGATGGAGAACTTCGTTCTAGGTATAATATGTCAGCAACATATCTAGTGGAACCTATCAACTCCAAGGAGTGTAATGTTAACTATGCTGGCATTAGTGCTCAAGTGAATTTAGACACTCGTTCATGCACATGTCGACAATTTGATCTTGATCATATTCCATGTGCACATGCTATTGCTGCTTGTAGATTTTACAACATTTCATGTTACACTTTGTGCTCCAAGTATTTTACTACTAAAGCATTGTTATCTTCATATTCAGAGTGTATTTATCCAACTGGAAATGAAATAGATTGGGTAGTACCTAATCATATTCGTGATAAAGTTGTGTTACCACCTAAAACAAGACGCCCAACAGGAAGACCAAGGAAAGTAAGAATTCCTTCTGGTGGAGAGGGCAAGCGCACATCTCGTTGTAGTCGATGTGGTCAATATGGGCATAATCGGAAAACATGCAAACGACCAATCCCTTGA
- the LOC100253554 gene encoding general transcription factor IIH subunit 2 isoform X1 has product MNDMEHRKTNDGEGRRLDGEEEEEEEDEDEGNGRGLDAWERAYADERSWESLQEDESGLLRPIDNKTIYHAQYRRRIRSLYSSTTTARIQKGLIRYLYIVVDLSRAASEMDFKPSRMAVVAKHIEAFIREFFDQNPLSQIGLVTIKDGLAQCLTDLGGSPDSHVKALMGKLECSGDSSLQNALDLVHGYLNQIPSYGHREVLILYSALSTCDPGDIMETIQECKKSKIRCSVIGLSAEIFICRHLCQETGGSYSVALDESHFKELLLEHAPPPPAIAEFAIANLIKMGFPQRAAEGVISICSCHKEAKVGGGYTCPRCKARVCELPTECRICGLTLVSSPHLARSYHHLFPIPPFDEVSLSLLNNPHQRSSRACFGCQESLLIPGNKPTLCVACPKCKQHFCLDCDIYIHESLHNCPGCESFRHSKIVSVTEE; this is encoded by the exons ATGAATGACATGGAACACCGGAAGACCAACGAtggagaaggaagaagattggatggagaagaagaggaggaggaggaagatgaAGATGAGGGAAATGGAAGAGGCCTTGATGCATGGGAGAGAGCTTATGCTGATGAGAGATCATGGGAGTCTCTGCAAGAGGATGAGTCTGGACTTCTTCGCCCCATTGACAACAAAACCATTTACCACGCTCAGTATCGAAGGCGCATTCGCTCCCTATATTCCTCCACAACCACTGCTCGAATTCAAAAGGGTCTCATTCGCTATCTCTACATTGTTGTTGATCTCTCCAGG GCAGCTTCAGAGATGGATTTTAAACCTAGCCGAATGGCTGTAGTTGCAAAACATATTGAGGCTTTCATTAGGGAGTTCTTTGACCAGAATCCACTTAGTCAAATTGGTCTGGTGACCATAAAGGATGGGTTGGCTCAGTGCTTAACAGATCTTGGTGGCAGTCCTGATTCCCATGTTAAAGCTTTGATGGGTAAGTTGGAGTGCTCTGGTGATTCCTCCCTACAGAATGCCCTAGATCTGGTTCATGGGTATCTAAATCAAATCCCATCATATGGTCATCGTGAAGTTCTGATCTTATATTCAGCTCTCAGTACTTGCGACCCAGGAGATATAATGGAGACCATCCAGGAATGCAAGAAATCTAAAATACGCTGTTCAGTTATCGGCCTTTCTGCagaaatttttatatgtagACATCTCTGCCAAGAGACTGGTGGATCATACTCTGTTGCATTGGATGAG TCCCACTTTAAAGAGTTGCTACTAGAGCATGCACCCCCGCCACCAGCAATAGCAGAATTTGCAATTGCTAATTTGATCAAGATGGGTTTCCCTCAAAGAGCAGCAGAGGGTGTTATTTCAATATGTTCATGCCATAAAGAGGCTAAAGTTGGTGGGGGCTACACTTGTCCAAGATGCAAAGCACGTGTGTGTGAACTGCCTACAGAATGTCGTATTTGTGGGCTGACACTAGTTTCTTCTCCTCATTTGGCAAGGTCATATCACCATCTCTTCCCAATACCACCTTTTGATGAGGTGTCTCTCTCACTTTTAAATAATCCACATCAAAGGTCTTCTAGAGCTTgttttggttgccaagaaagtcTTCTGATCCCTG GAAACAAACCTACTCTTTGTGTTGCTTGCCCAAAATGCAAACAGCACTTCTGCCTTGATTGTGACATTTATATTCACGAGAGCCTACACAACTGTCCGGGTTGTGAGAGCTTCAGGCATTCTAAGATAGTAAGTGTTACTGAGGAATGA
- the LOC100253554 gene encoding general transcription factor IIH subunit 2 isoform X2 — MNDMEHRKTNDGEGRRLDGEEEEEEEDEDEGNGRGLDAWERAYADERSWESLQEDESGLLRPIDNKTIYHAQYRRRIRSLYSSTTTARIQKGLIRYLYIVVDLSRAASEMDFKPSRMAVVAKHIEAFIREFFDQNPLSQIGLVTIKDGLAQCLTDLGGSPDSHVKALMGKLECSGDSSLQNALDLVHGYLNQIPSYGHREVLILYSALSTCDPGDIMETIQECKKSKIRCSVIGLSAEIFICRHLCQETGGSYSVALDESHFKELLLEHAPPPPAIAEFAIANLIKMGFPQRAAEGVISICSCHKEAKVGGGYTCPRCKARVCELPTECRICGLTLVSSPHLARSYHHLFPIPPFDEVSLSLLNNPHQRSSRACFGCQESLLIPGPVSEQDDHLSTRCFVA, encoded by the exons ATGAATGACATGGAACACCGGAAGACCAACGAtggagaaggaagaagattggatggagaagaagaggaggaggaggaagatgaAGATGAGGGAAATGGAAGAGGCCTTGATGCATGGGAGAGAGCTTATGCTGATGAGAGATCATGGGAGTCTCTGCAAGAGGATGAGTCTGGACTTCTTCGCCCCATTGACAACAAAACCATTTACCACGCTCAGTATCGAAGGCGCATTCGCTCCCTATATTCCTCCACAACCACTGCTCGAATTCAAAAGGGTCTCATTCGCTATCTCTACATTGTTGTTGATCTCTCCAGG GCAGCTTCAGAGATGGATTTTAAACCTAGCCGAATGGCTGTAGTTGCAAAACATATTGAGGCTTTCATTAGGGAGTTCTTTGACCAGAATCCACTTAGTCAAATTGGTCTGGTGACCATAAAGGATGGGTTGGCTCAGTGCTTAACAGATCTTGGTGGCAGTCCTGATTCCCATGTTAAAGCTTTGATGGGTAAGTTGGAGTGCTCTGGTGATTCCTCCCTACAGAATGCCCTAGATCTGGTTCATGGGTATCTAAATCAAATCCCATCATATGGTCATCGTGAAGTTCTGATCTTATATTCAGCTCTCAGTACTTGCGACCCAGGAGATATAATGGAGACCATCCAGGAATGCAAGAAATCTAAAATACGCTGTTCAGTTATCGGCCTTTCTGCagaaatttttatatgtagACATCTCTGCCAAGAGACTGGTGGATCATACTCTGTTGCATTGGATGAG TCCCACTTTAAAGAGTTGCTACTAGAGCATGCACCCCCGCCACCAGCAATAGCAGAATTTGCAATTGCTAATTTGATCAAGATGGGTTTCCCTCAAAGAGCAGCAGAGGGTGTTATTTCAATATGTTCATGCCATAAAGAGGCTAAAGTTGGTGGGGGCTACACTTGTCCAAGATGCAAAGCACGTGTGTGTGAACTGCCTACAGAATGTCGTATTTGTGGGCTGACACTAGTTTCTTCTCCTCATTTGGCAAGGTCATATCACCATCTCTTCCCAATACCACCTTTTGATGAGGTGTCTCTCTCACTTTTAAATAATCCACATCAAAGGTCTTCTAGAGCTTgttttggttgccaagaaagtcTTCTGATCCCTG GACCAGTATCAGAACAAGATGATCACCTCAGCACACGTTGCTTTGTTGCTTAG